Proteins encoded in a region of the Zea mays cultivar B73 chromosome 4, Zm-B73-REFERENCE-NAM-5.0, whole genome shotgun sequence genome:
- the LOC100276459 gene encoding putative RING zinc finger domain superfamily protein isoform X2: MQRGPAVSNPPAAAATGASENVSRNIGHSGPSCSAPAYQLFRPVTRSMTRGSDPIVASPGFKAGGSDSASTQRSISYASFSAQLVASRLTATRTRTPLKVTSSGWKPLTQPVALNEERKCANLTINPTAKRSRVTSSRAVKDSINNSASKANSSVPSDKKYRNEDNVSLGDQSDGAVMPSPTKKLQICKGPSDAPSIRKSTIRILGVKGAALPPTGKSQVETRKCFANATAEVISASTNEISEPDNAAAPLLAQQLPPDTAKNSTVIMHTHETSKVNQLAATWPRANFQTDYNKKPSNVPIMANQPSGFAGATAPLVTPKMEIGNMKDSSNPLSNPAYARALVIKQQEQLLQQYKLGSSPQRQHHGQHLYIKGPALFENDDPPPVKPLGTRCQLCKLDVAFRTQGDAGRDANAPPVIAVLACHHVFHSRCIESVYGLAEPAECLACLESGAAH; encoded by the exons ATGCAGCGCGGCCCCGCGGTATCAAATCCCCCGGCGGCGGCCGCCACCGGCGCCTCCGAGAACG TGAGCAGAAATATTGGACACTCTGGCCCATCTTGCAGTGCACCTGCATATCAGTTGTTTCGCCCTGTTACTCGTTCTATGACCCGTGGGTCTGATCCTATCGTGGCTTCACCTGGTTTCAAGGCAGGAGGATCTGATAGCGCAAGCACACAAAGaagtatttcatatgcttcttttaGCGCTCAATTAGTTGCCTCACGACTGACTGCCACTCGTACCCGGACCCCTCTAAAAGTGACTTCATCTGGTTGGAAGCCTCTTACTCAACCTGTTGCTCTGAACGAAGAGAGGAAATGTGCAAACCTTACAATCAACCCTACTGCTAAGCGTTCCAGAGTTACTTCCTCCAGAGCTGTCAAAGATTCAATCAACAATTCAGCTTCAAAAGCCAACTCAAGTGTTCCCAGTG ACAAAAAGTACAGAAATGAAGATAATGTGAGCCTGGGCGATCAGTCAGATGGGGCCGTCATGCCATCTCCCACAAAGAAGCTGCAAATATGCAAAGGCCCTTCAGATGCACCTTCAATTAGGAAATCAACTATCAGAATCCTGGGTGTTAAGGGAGCTGCTCTACCACCCACAGGGAAATCTCAAGTTGAAACTCGGAAATGCTTTGCTAATGCTACAGCAGAAGTGATTTCTGCTAGTACAAACGAGATCAGTGAGCCAGATAATGCAGCTGCCCCATTGCTTGCACAGCAGTTGCCACCAGACACTGCAAAGAACTCCACTGTCATCATGCATACCCATGAAACAAGTAAAGTCAATCAGTTGGCTGCTACATGGCCAAGGGCGAACTTTCAAACTGATTACAACAAGAAGCCTTCCAATGTACCCATAATGGCTAACCAGCCCAGTGGGTTCGCTGGTGCGACTGCTCCCTTGGTGACACCAAAGATGGAAATCGGAAACATGAAGGACAGTTCCAATCCTCTCTCAAATCCTGCTTACGCAAGGGCGCTTGTAATAAAGCAGCAAGAGCAGCTCCTTCAGCAATATAAATTGGGCAGTTCACCGCAGCGACAGCATCATGGACAGCATCTCTACATCAAAGGGCCAG CTCTGTTTGAGAATGATGACCCGCCACCGGTCAAGCCGCTGGGAACAAGGTGCCAGCTCTGCAAGCTTGATGTTGCTTTCCGGACACAAGGGGATGCTGGCCGTGATGCCAATGCTCCACCAGTCATTGCAGTTTTGGCATGCCACCATGTGTTCCACAGCAGGTGCATTGAATCTGTTTACGGGCTCGCTGAGCCTGCTGAGTGCCTTGCCTGCCTGGAGTCCGGTGCAGCGCACTGA
- the LOC100276459 gene encoding putative RING zinc finger domain superfamily protein isoform X1 encodes MARIIHGSVLHSWVDVICLVRMGNGRRILYRLLLNCPPQLIVSRNIGHSGPSCSAPAYQLFRPVTRSMTRGSDPIVASPGFKAGGSDSASTQRSISYASFSAQLVASRLTATRTRTPLKVTSSGWKPLTQPVALNEERKCANLTINPTAKRSRVTSSRAVKDSINNSASKANSSVPSDKKYRNEDNVSLGDQSDGAVMPSPTKKLQICKGPSDAPSIRKSTIRILGVKGAALPPTGKSQVETRKCFANATAEVISASTNEISEPDNAAAPLLAQQLPPDTAKNSTVIMHTHETSKVNQLAATWPRANFQTDYNKKPSNVPIMANQPSGFAGATAPLVTPKMEIGNMKDSSNPLSNPAYARALVIKQQEQLLQQYKLGSSPQRQHHGQHLYIKGPALFENDDPPPVKPLGTRCQLCKLDVAFRTQGDAGRDANAPPVIAVLACHHVFHSRCIESVYGLAEPAECLACLESGAAH; translated from the exons ATGGCGCGGATCATCCATGGCTCTGTTCTGCATAGCTGG GTGGATGTGATTTGTCTCGTGCGGATGGGAAATGGTCGTAGGATCCTTTATAGGTTATTATTGAACTGCCCCCCACAGTTAATTG TGAGCAGAAATATTGGACACTCTGGCCCATCTTGCAGTGCACCTGCATATCAGTTGTTTCGCCCTGTTACTCGTTCTATGACCCGTGGGTCTGATCCTATCGTGGCTTCACCTGGTTTCAAGGCAGGAGGATCTGATAGCGCAAGCACACAAAGaagtatttcatatgcttcttttaGCGCTCAATTAGTTGCCTCACGACTGACTGCCACTCGTACCCGGACCCCTCTAAAAGTGACTTCATCTGGTTGGAAGCCTCTTACTCAACCTGTTGCTCTGAACGAAGAGAGGAAATGTGCAAACCTTACAATCAACCCTACTGCTAAGCGTTCCAGAGTTACTTCCTCCAGAGCTGTCAAAGATTCAATCAACAATTCAGCTTCAAAAGCCAACTCAAGTGTTCCCAGTG ACAAAAAGTACAGAAATGAAGATAATGTGAGCCTGGGCGATCAGTCAGATGGGGCCGTCATGCCATCTCCCACAAAGAAGCTGCAAATATGCAAAGGCCCTTCAGATGCACCTTCAATTAGGAAATCAACTATCAGAATCCTGGGTGTTAAGGGAGCTGCTCTACCACCCACAGGGAAATCTCAAGTTGAAACTCGGAAATGCTTTGCTAATGCTACAGCAGAAGTGATTTCTGCTAGTACAAACGAGATCAGTGAGCCAGATAATGCAGCTGCCCCATTGCTTGCACAGCAGTTGCCACCAGACACTGCAAAGAACTCCACTGTCATCATGCATACCCATGAAACAAGTAAAGTCAATCAGTTGGCTGCTACATGGCCAAGGGCGAACTTTCAAACTGATTACAACAAGAAGCCTTCCAATGTACCCATAATGGCTAACCAGCCCAGTGGGTTCGCTGGTGCGACTGCTCCCTTGGTGACACCAAAGATGGAAATCGGAAACATGAAGGACAGTTCCAATCCTCTCTCAAATCCTGCTTACGCAAGGGCGCTTGTAATAAAGCAGCAAGAGCAGCTCCTTCAGCAATATAAATTGGGCAGTTCACCGCAGCGACAGCATCATGGACAGCATCTCTACATCAAAGGGCCAG CTCTGTTTGAGAATGATGACCCGCCACCGGTCAAGCCGCTGGGAACAAGGTGCCAGCTCTGCAAGCTTGATGTTGCTTTCCGGACACAAGGGGATGCTGGCCGTGATGCCAATGCTCCACCAGTCATTGCAGTTTTGGCATGCCACCATGTGTTCCACAGCAGGTGCATTGAATCTGTTTACGGGCTCGCTGAGCCTGCTGAGTGCCTTGCCTGCCTGGAGTCCGGTGCAGCGCACTGA
- the LOC100276459 gene encoding putative RING zinc finger domain superfamily protein isoform 4 (isoform 4 is encoded by transcript variant 5) translates to MQRGPAVSNPPAAAATGASENDKKYRNEDNVSLGDQSDGAVMPSPTKKLQICKGPSDAPSIRKSTIRILGVKGAALPPTGKSQVETRKCFANATAEVISASTNEISEPDNAAAPLLAQQLPPDTAKNSTVIMHTHETSKVNQLAATWPRANFQTDYNKKPSNVPIMANQPSGFAGATAPLVTPKMEIGNMKDSSNPLSNPAYARALVIKQQEQLLQQYKLGSSPQRQHHGQHLYIKGPALFENDDPPPVKPLGTRCQLCKLDVAFRTQGDAGRDANAPPVIAVLACHHVFHSRCIESVYGLAEPAECLACLESGAAH, encoded by the exons ATGCAGCGCGGCCCCGCGGTATCAAATCCCCCGGCGGCGGCCGCCACCGGCGCCTCCGAGAACG ACAAAAAGTACAGAAATGAAGATAATGTGAGCCTGGGCGATCAGTCAGATGGGGCCGTCATGCCATCTCCCACAAAGAAGCTGCAAATATGCAAAGGCCCTTCAGATGCACCTTCAATTAGGAAATCAACTATCAGAATCCTGGGTGTTAAGGGAGCTGCTCTACCACCCACAGGGAAATCTCAAGTTGAAACTCGGAAATGCTTTGCTAATGCTACAGCAGAAGTGATTTCTGCTAGTACAAACGAGATCAGTGAGCCAGATAATGCAGCTGCCCCATTGCTTGCACAGCAGTTGCCACCAGACACTGCAAAGAACTCCACTGTCATCATGCATACCCATGAAACAAGTAAAGTCAATCAGTTGGCTGCTACATGGCCAAGGGCGAACTTTCAAACTGATTACAACAAGAAGCCTTCCAATGTACCCATAATGGCTAACCAGCCCAGTGGGTTCGCTGGTGCGACTGCTCCCTTGGTGACACCAAAGATGGAAATCGGAAACATGAAGGACAGTTCCAATCCTCTCTCAAATCCTGCTTACGCAAGGGCGCTTGTAATAAAGCAGCAAGAGCAGCTCCTTCAGCAATATAAATTGGGCAGTTCACCGCAGCGACAGCATCATGGACAGCATCTCTACATCAAAGGGCCAG CTCTGTTTGAGAATGATGACCCGCCACCGGTCAAGCCGCTGGGAACAAGGTGCCAGCTCTGCAAGCTTGATGTTGCTTTCCGGACACAAGGGGATGCTGGCCGTGATGCCAATGCTCCACCAGTCATTGCAGTTTTGGCATGCCACCATGTGTTCCACAGCAGGTGCATTGAATCTGTTTACGGGCTCGCTGAGCCTGCTGAGTGCCTTGCCTGCCTGGAGTCCGGTGCAGCGCACTGA
- the LOC100276459 gene encoding putative RING zinc finger domain superfamily protein isoform X4: MVVGSFIVSRNIGHSGPSCSAPAYQLFRPVTRSMTRGSDPIVASPGFKAGGSDSASTQRSISYASFSAQLVASRLTATRTRTPLKVTSSGWKPLTQPVALNEERKCANLTINPTAKRSRVTSSRAVKDSINNSASKANSSVPSDKKYRNEDNVSLGDQSDGAVMPSPTKKLQICKGPSDAPSIRKSTIRILGVKGAALPPTGKSQVETRKCFANATAEVISASTNEISEPDNAAAPLLAQQLPPDTAKNSTVIMHTHETSKVNQLAATWPRANFQTDYNKKPSNVPIMANQPSGFAGATAPLVTPKMEIGNMKDSSNPLSNPAYARALVIKQQEQLLQQYKLGSSPQRQHHGQHLYIKGPALFENDDPPPVKPLGTRCQLCKLDVAFRTQGDAGRDANAPPVIAVLACHHVFHSRCIESVYGLAEPAECLACLESGAAH, translated from the exons ATGGTCGTAGGATCCTTTATAG TGAGCAGAAATATTGGACACTCTGGCCCATCTTGCAGTGCACCTGCATATCAGTTGTTTCGCCCTGTTACTCGTTCTATGACCCGTGGGTCTGATCCTATCGTGGCTTCACCTGGTTTCAAGGCAGGAGGATCTGATAGCGCAAGCACACAAAGaagtatttcatatgcttcttttaGCGCTCAATTAGTTGCCTCACGACTGACTGCCACTCGTACCCGGACCCCTCTAAAAGTGACTTCATCTGGTTGGAAGCCTCTTACTCAACCTGTTGCTCTGAACGAAGAGAGGAAATGTGCAAACCTTACAATCAACCCTACTGCTAAGCGTTCCAGAGTTACTTCCTCCAGAGCTGTCAAAGATTCAATCAACAATTCAGCTTCAAAAGCCAACTCAAGTGTTCCCAGTG ACAAAAAGTACAGAAATGAAGATAATGTGAGCCTGGGCGATCAGTCAGATGGGGCCGTCATGCCATCTCCCACAAAGAAGCTGCAAATATGCAAAGGCCCTTCAGATGCACCTTCAATTAGGAAATCAACTATCAGAATCCTGGGTGTTAAGGGAGCTGCTCTACCACCCACAGGGAAATCTCAAGTTGAAACTCGGAAATGCTTTGCTAATGCTACAGCAGAAGTGATTTCTGCTAGTACAAACGAGATCAGTGAGCCAGATAATGCAGCTGCCCCATTGCTTGCACAGCAGTTGCCACCAGACACTGCAAAGAACTCCACTGTCATCATGCATACCCATGAAACAAGTAAAGTCAATCAGTTGGCTGCTACATGGCCAAGGGCGAACTTTCAAACTGATTACAACAAGAAGCCTTCCAATGTACCCATAATGGCTAACCAGCCCAGTGGGTTCGCTGGTGCGACTGCTCCCTTGGTGACACCAAAGATGGAAATCGGAAACATGAAGGACAGTTCCAATCCTCTCTCAAATCCTGCTTACGCAAGGGCGCTTGTAATAAAGCAGCAAGAGCAGCTCCTTCAGCAATATAAATTGGGCAGTTCACCGCAGCGACAGCATCATGGACAGCATCTCTACATCAAAGGGCCAG CTCTGTTTGAGAATGATGACCCGCCACCGGTCAAGCCGCTGGGAACAAGGTGCCAGCTCTGCAAGCTTGATGTTGCTTTCCGGACACAAGGGGATGCTGGCCGTGATGCCAATGCTCCACCAGTCATTGCAGTTTTGGCATGCCACCATGTGTTCCACAGCAGGTGCATTGAATCTGTTTACGGGCTCGCTGAGCCTGCTGAGTGCCTTGCCTGCCTGGAGTCCGGTGCAGCGCACTGA
- the LOC100276459 gene encoding putative RING zinc finger domain superfamily protein isoform X5: MTRGSDPIVASPGFKAGGSDSASTQRSISYASFSAQLVASRLTATRTRTPLKVTSSGWKPLTQPVALNEERKCANLTINPTAKRSRVTSSRAVKDSINNSASKANSSVPSDKKYRNEDNVSLGDQSDGAVMPSPTKKLQICKGPSDAPSIRKSTIRILGVKGAALPPTGKSQVETRKCFANATAEVISASTNEISEPDNAAAPLLAQQLPPDTAKNSTVIMHTHETSKVNQLAATWPRANFQTDYNKKPSNVPIMANQPSGFAGATAPLVTPKMEIGNMKDSSNPLSNPAYARALVIKQQEQLLQQYKLGSSPQRQHHGQHLYIKGPALFENDDPPPVKPLGTRCQLCKLDVAFRTQGDAGRDANAPPVIAVLACHHVFHSRCIESVYGLAEPAECLACLESGAAH; the protein is encoded by the exons ATGACCCGTGGGTCTGATCCTATCGTGGCTTCACCTGGTTTCAAGGCAGGAGGATCTGATAGCGCAAGCACACAAAGaagtatttcatatgcttcttttaGCGCTCAATTAGTTGCCTCACGACTGACTGCCACTCGTACCCGGACCCCTCTAAAAGTGACTTCATCTGGTTGGAAGCCTCTTACTCAACCTGTTGCTCTGAACGAAGAGAGGAAATGTGCAAACCTTACAATCAACCCTACTGCTAAGCGTTCCAGAGTTACTTCCTCCAGAGCTGTCAAAGATTCAATCAACAATTCAGCTTCAAAAGCCAACTCAAGTGTTCCCAGTG ACAAAAAGTACAGAAATGAAGATAATGTGAGCCTGGGCGATCAGTCAGATGGGGCCGTCATGCCATCTCCCACAAAGAAGCTGCAAATATGCAAAGGCCCTTCAGATGCACCTTCAATTAGGAAATCAACTATCAGAATCCTGGGTGTTAAGGGAGCTGCTCTACCACCCACAGGGAAATCTCAAGTTGAAACTCGGAAATGCTTTGCTAATGCTACAGCAGAAGTGATTTCTGCTAGTACAAACGAGATCAGTGAGCCAGATAATGCAGCTGCCCCATTGCTTGCACAGCAGTTGCCACCAGACACTGCAAAGAACTCCACTGTCATCATGCATACCCATGAAACAAGTAAAGTCAATCAGTTGGCTGCTACATGGCCAAGGGCGAACTTTCAAACTGATTACAACAAGAAGCCTTCCAATGTACCCATAATGGCTAACCAGCCCAGTGGGTTCGCTGGTGCGACTGCTCCCTTGGTGACACCAAAGATGGAAATCGGAAACATGAAGGACAGTTCCAATCCTCTCTCAAATCCTGCTTACGCAAGGGCGCTTGTAATAAAGCAGCAAGAGCAGCTCCTTCAGCAATATAAATTGGGCAGTTCACCGCAGCGACAGCATCATGGACAGCATCTCTACATCAAAGGGCCAG CTCTGTTTGAGAATGATGACCCGCCACCGGTCAAGCCGCTGGGAACAAGGTGCCAGCTCTGCAAGCTTGATGTTGCTTTCCGGACACAAGGGGATGCTGGCCGTGATGCCAATGCTCCACCAGTCATTGCAGTTTTGGCATGCCACCATGTGTTCCACAGCAGGTGCATTGAATCTGTTTACGGGCTCGCTGAGCCTGCTGAGTGCCTTGCCTGCCTGGAGTCCGGTGCAGCGCACTGA
- the LOC100276459 gene encoding putative RING zinc finger domain superfamily protein isoform 2 (isoform 2 is encoded by transcript variant 2) has translation MGNGRRILYRLLLNCPPQLIVSRNIGHSGPSCSAPAYQLFRPVTRSMTRGSDPIVASPGFKAGGSDSASTQRSISYASFSAQLVASRLTATRTRTPLKVTSSGWKPLTQPVALNEERKCANLTINPTAKRSRVTSSRAVKDSINNSASKANSSVPSDKKYRNEDNVSLGDQSDGAVMPSPTKKLQICKGPSDAPSIRKSTIRILGVKGAALPPTGKSQVETRKCFANATAEVISASTNEISEPDNAAAPLLAQQLPPDTAKNSTVIMHTHETSKVNQLAATWPRANFQTDYNKKPSNVPIMANQPSGFAGATAPLVTPKMEIGNMKDSSNPLSNPAYARALVIKQQEQLLQQYKLGSSPQRQHHGQHLYIKGPALFENDDPPPVKPLGTRCQLCKLDVAFRTQGDAGRDANAPPVIAVLACHHVFHSRCIESVYGLAEPAECLACLESGAAH, from the exons ATGGGAAATGGTCGTAGGATCCTTTATAGGTTATTATTGAACTGCCCCCCACAGTTAATTG TGAGCAGAAATATTGGACACTCTGGCCCATCTTGCAGTGCACCTGCATATCAGTTGTTTCGCCCTGTTACTCGTTCTATGACCCGTGGGTCTGATCCTATCGTGGCTTCACCTGGTTTCAAGGCAGGAGGATCTGATAGCGCAAGCACACAAAGaagtatttcatatgcttcttttaGCGCTCAATTAGTTGCCTCACGACTGACTGCCACTCGTACCCGGACCCCTCTAAAAGTGACTTCATCTGGTTGGAAGCCTCTTACTCAACCTGTTGCTCTGAACGAAGAGAGGAAATGTGCAAACCTTACAATCAACCCTACTGCTAAGCGTTCCAGAGTTACTTCCTCCAGAGCTGTCAAAGATTCAATCAACAATTCAGCTTCAAAAGCCAACTCAAGTGTTCCCAGTG ACAAAAAGTACAGAAATGAAGATAATGTGAGCCTGGGCGATCAGTCAGATGGGGCCGTCATGCCATCTCCCACAAAGAAGCTGCAAATATGCAAAGGCCCTTCAGATGCACCTTCAATTAGGAAATCAACTATCAGAATCCTGGGTGTTAAGGGAGCTGCTCTACCACCCACAGGGAAATCTCAAGTTGAAACTCGGAAATGCTTTGCTAATGCTACAGCAGAAGTGATTTCTGCTAGTACAAACGAGATCAGTGAGCCAGATAATGCAGCTGCCCCATTGCTTGCACAGCAGTTGCCACCAGACACTGCAAAGAACTCCACTGTCATCATGCATACCCATGAAACAAGTAAAGTCAATCAGTTGGCTGCTACATGGCCAAGGGCGAACTTTCAAACTGATTACAACAAGAAGCCTTCCAATGTACCCATAATGGCTAACCAGCCCAGTGGGTTCGCTGGTGCGACTGCTCCCTTGGTGACACCAAAGATGGAAATCGGAAACATGAAGGACAGTTCCAATCCTCTCTCAAATCCTGCTTACGCAAGGGCGCTTGTAATAAAGCAGCAAGAGCAGCTCCTTCAGCAATATAAATTGGGCAGTTCACCGCAGCGACAGCATCATGGACAGCATCTCTACATCAAAGGGCCAG CTCTGTTTGAGAATGATGACCCGCCACCGGTCAAGCCGCTGGGAACAAGGTGCCAGCTCTGCAAGCTTGATGTTGCTTTCCGGACACAAGGGGATGCTGGCCGTGATGCCAATGCTCCACCAGTCATTGCAGTTTTGGCATGCCACCATGTGTTCCACAGCAGGTGCATTGAATCTGTTTACGGGCTCGCTGAGCCTGCTGAGTGCCTTGCCTGCCTGGAGTCCGGTGCAGCGCACTGA